A single Candoia aspera isolate rCanAsp1 chromosome 7, rCanAsp1.hap2, whole genome shotgun sequence DNA region contains:
- the LUM gene encoding lumican has product MYLTSLPFVLFLISGISCQYDYDFEPDFGFQFPMFDLSSAVCAPECNCPITYPSAMYCDDLKLKNFPIIPSGIKYLYLRNNQLEGIEDNAFENVTDLEWLILDNNQLKNSNIKGKVFAKLKNLKKLHINRNNLTEVVGPLPSTLDDLQLTHNQISKINPNTLEGLVNLTVIHLQHNELSEGTLSGVFKGLKSLLYLDLSFNKLTKLPTGLPNNLLMLYFDNNQITSIPNEYFQGLKVLQYLHLSHNKLIDSGIPSNVFNISTLVELDLSYNQLKSIPTVNEHLENYYLQVNQINKFSVNSFCKVVGILAYSRVTHLRLDGNNITRADLPPEMYNCLRVATEISLE; this is encoded by the exons ATGTATCTGACTTCTCTTCCTTTCGTCCTTTTCTTGATCAGCGGCATCTCCTGTCAATATGATTATGATTTTGAGCCAGATTTTGGTTTTCAGTTCCCAATGTTTGACCTATCAAGTGCAGTCTGTGCACCAGAATGTAATTGTCCTATAACATATCCTTCAGCCATGTATTGTGATGATCTTAAACTGAAGAATTTCCCCATTATTCCTTCTGGAATTAAATACCTGTATCTCCGCAATAATCAGCTTGAAGGCATAGAAGATAATGCTTTTGAGAATGTGACAGATCTGGAGTGGCTAATCCTAGATAATAACCAACTGAAAAATtcaaatattaaaggcaaagtcTTTGCCaaattaaagaatttaaaaaagctGCACATAAATCGCAACAACTTAACTGAAGTTGTTGGGCCACTTCCCAGTACTCTGGATGACCTGCAACTCACTCATAATCAGATTTCAAAAATCAACCCCAATACACTTGAGGGACTAGTGAATCTGACTGTCATTCACCTACAGCACAATGAACTGTCTGAAGGTACACTTTCTGGAGTTTTTAAAGGCTTAAAATCACTTTTGTATCTTGACTTGAGCTTTAATAAACTGACTAAACTGCCTACAGGACTGCCTAATAATTTACTGATGCTGTATTTTGATAATAACCAGATTACCAGCATTCCTAATGAATATTTCCAGGGTTTAAAAGTACTGCAGTATTTACATCTCTCCCACAATAAGCTGATAGATTCTGGGATACCAAGCAATGTTTTCAATATCTCTACCCTTGTGGAGCTGGATCTCTCCTATAACCAGCTAAAGAGCATTCCAACAGTCAATGAGCACCTTGAAAACTACTACCTCCAAGTCAACCAAATTAACA AATTTTCAGTGAACAGCTTTTGTAAGGTTGTCGGGATACTAGCCTATTCCAGGGTCACACATCTGCGTCTGGATGGAAATAATATCACAAGAGCTGATCTTCCACCAGAAATGTACAACTGTCTCCGAGTGGCTACTGAAATTTCTCTGGAATGA